In one Papio anubis isolate 15944 chromosome 11, Panubis1.0, whole genome shotgun sequence genomic region, the following are encoded:
- the LIPM gene encoding lipase member M, producing MLETLSREWIVSHRMEMWLLILVAYMFQRNVNSVHMPTKAVDPEAFMNISEIIQHQGYPCEEYEVTTEDGYILSVNRIPRGLAQPKKTGSRPVVLLQHGLVGGASNWISNLPNNSLGFILADAGFDVWMGNSRGNAWSRKHKTLSIDQDEFWAFSYDEMARFDLPAVINFILQKTGQEKIYYVGYSQGTTMGFIAFSTMPELAQKIKMYFALAPIATVKHAKSPGTKFLLLPDMMIKGLFGKKEFLYQTRFLRQLVIYLCGQVILDQICSNVMLLLGGFNTNNMNMSRANVYVAHTLAGTSVQNILHWSQAVNSGELRAFDWGSETKNLEKCNQPTPVRYRVRDMTVPTAMWTGGQDWLSNPEDVKMLLSEVTNLIYHKNIPEWAHVDFIWGLDAPHRMYNEIIHLMQQEETNLSQGWCEAVL from the exons ATGTTGGAAACCTTGTCAAGAGAGTGGATTGTCTCACACAGAATGGAGATGTGGCTTCTGATTCTGGTGGCGTATATGTTCCAGAGAAATGTGAATTCGGTACATATGCCAACTAAAGCTGTGGACCCAGAAGCATTCATGAATATT AGCGAAATCATCCAACATCAAGGCTATCCCTGTGAGGAATATGAAGTCACAACTGAAGATGGGTATATCCTTTCTGTTAACCGGATTCCTCGAGGCCTAGCGCAACCTAAGAAGACAG GTTCCAGGCCTGTGGTGTTACTGCAGCATGGCCTAGTTGGAGGCGCTAGCAACTGGATTTCCAACCTGCCCAATAATAGCCTGGGCTTCATTCTGGCAGATGCTGGTTTTGACGTGTGGATGGGgaacagcaggggaaatgccTGGTCTCGAAAACACAAGACCCTCTCCATAGACCAAGATGAGTTTTGGGCTTTCAG TTATGATGAGATGGCTAGGTTTGACCTTCCTGCAGTGATAAACTTTATTTTGCAGAAAACGGGCCAGGAAAAGATCTATTATGTTGGCTATTCACAGGGCACCACCATGG gCTTTATTGCATTTTCTACCATGCCAGAGCTGgctcaaaaaatcaaaatgtattttgcTTTAGCGCCCATAGCCACCGTTAAGCATGCAAAAAGCCCTGGGACCAAATTTTTGTTGCTGCCAGATATGATGATCAAG GGATTGTTTGGCAAAAAAGAATTTCTGTATCAGACCAGATTTCTCAGACAGCTTGTTATTTACCTTTGTGGCCAGGTGATTCTTGATCAGATTTGTAGTAACGTCATGTTACTTCTGGGTGGATTCAACACCAACAATATGAATATG AGCCGAGCAAATGTATATGTTGCCCACACTCTTGCTGGAACATCTGTGCAAAATATTCTACACTGGAGCCAG gCCGTGAATTCTGGTGAACTCCGGGCATTTGACTGGGGGAGTGAGAccaaaaatctggaaaaatgcaatcag CCAACTCCTGTAAGGTACAGAGTCAGAGATATGACGGTCCCTACAGCAATGTGGACAGGAGGTCAGGACTGGCTTTCAAATCCAGAAGACGTGAAAATGCTGCTCTCCGAGGTGACCAACCTCATCTACCATAAGAATATTCCTGAATGGGCTCACGTGGATTTCATCTGGGGTTTGGATGCTCCTCACCGTATGTACAATGAAATCATCCATCTGATGCAGCAGGAGGAGACCAACCTTTCCCAGGGATGGTGTGAGGCCGTGTTGTGA